In the genome of Vespa crabro chromosome 1, iyVesCrab1.2, whole genome shotgun sequence, the window cgaaaaatgataaaaaatgataaggagcgagagaaagaaggtagataagatcgatatatttaaataattatatacatatatatacatacatacatacgtacatacatacatacatacatacatacatacatacatatatatatatatgtacatttataaacaaataaatagattaataaaaaaaagagagagagagaaagagagagggtgggtgggagggagaaagagagaaaaatagaaagaaataagaaagatgaGGTTAGAAAGATCATCGGTTTTGCGTATTCGCTGTATCGTATCCGTGACGTAACAGAGCGGAACGTCGTTTCTTCATTGTATGCACATATTATGCTGGCAAAGCTGAGCGAAACCGTGTTGGCAGCACTGATGTCTGTTTGCGGATGACTGTCAAAACCTACTTTCTCGACGAAGTCCACAGCTTTTCGTGTCGGAACGAAAGAAGACACGATGAATTTATCCAATTCGTAGAACAAGAAGTGTCGTGGGCCACGGTGTCGCATGGAAGAGCGTTCCTTTATTTgaaaagagtgagtgagtgcaAGCCCCGACCTTTGTTGTTCTCGTTTACTTCGTCTCAAGTCCATCCATCGCTCGATGGGTGTTGGGCCATCGTGTCTTCTTCGGCGGAAAGGAAAACGGCACCGATTCGAACGCGAGGAGAAAAGTTTAAAACTTTCGCCCTCGCGTTTATCGACGCGCGAATCTCTCTTAacctctattattattatcctttgttAAATCCGCTTACAGTGGAGTGTTGGAGGTAGTGCATGAGACTTCAAGTTCTGTCATCTTCTACTCGCATCCAACCCCTTTTTTTTACGAGAACCAGCTGATTGGAAAGCATTATTCAATGGAACTTCTATACGCCTGACAGCCATCCTTTGAACATCGACGCATTATTTCCACCAGGTactttaatcttttaattgAAGTAAAGAATCATCAATCCTTTTTATTGCATTCCAATTTGCAAAACTTTTTTTCAACTTTAAGATATTGAAATCTAATATCacctatattatattatttttcgttttaatatttcttttaaaccttatagaaattatttttcttcttcttcttcctcttcttctttttttttcagacaTTGACAGTCAATATCTTCGCAACAATTTTTGTTCCATAAATTTCAATCAAAATGCTTGCCCCATGACCAAAAGATTATTATGTAAAAAGTACAAGACAACCATATCTGCCAAAGCAAGTTGAATTCTATACTATATGCTGTGAAGTGTAGTTTATTGCTATGTTACTAAATATCataagtttatattctgtttattattatgatcgatactGTTGTAAAACTgtgtgaaaatatttaaattaaatattgataaaatattgtgTATGGTAGAGGTACAGAGTTCTCCCAATCAAGAATTATTCATTGAAGATGAATAACAGACTTGAAGAGGCAGAGTCAAAATGGACTTGTGAATATTGTACGTATGAGAATTGGCCTTCATCTTTGAAATGCACAATGTGTAGAGGTGCCAAGCCTTTATTGGGTGAAGATATTTATCGCTTACGTAATACAAGTCCACAAAGGTCAGGATCAAATGTTGCTTCTGGCCCTGTATCTCATATAAGTCCAACAGATCCATATAATCTAACCTCTCAGAACTATAGTCACAATGTACCAGCTGGAGGAATGTGGTCATGTGGCATATGTACGTATCTCAATTATCAAAATGCCTCGCGCTGTGTTCAATGCAGTAATAAGAAACCTGGTGGACATAACCAATCAATACACTCTATAGCTTCCAATTTACACGAGCATCTAGCACCACTTAGATTAGGAGATCCTCCATCTAATTTAGGCTCAAATTCTCAAGTAAATCCACCAGCAATAAATTTGCATCCTGAAAGGTACTATAATGTACAGACTAATGCACATCCAGAAAAATGGTCCTGTCTTGTATGTACTTATGAAAATTGGCCAAAAGCTACAAAATGTGTTATGTGTTTTcatccaaaagaaaaagataaaagagaaagatctgCAACAAATGTAGGATTAATTTTACCAAGTCCTGAGAGAGATCATAATCAACGTAGTTTACCATCTCCGCCTCATGCACCTTATATTCATCAAACGCAACGAGAGGAGAATTCTGCAATTGCAAGAAGGTGGTTGCTttagcttttatctttattactcagatctttttaatacgattaaaatatatctgatTAATGACATAGCACAAAATGTGTTGCTTTTTACAGAAGTTCACACAGATTTACTGATAGTAGAAATGACAGTTTATCGACACCACAGTCTCCTAATAATTGTGATTATGAGCGTAGATTGAAACAGTTAAGACGTCATACCGATTGGTGCTGGTTAAATGCATGTCTTGGTATTGTTGAAGGCGATAATGCACCTGTTGAAGCATATTTAGCAAGTGGTGGTGATCCAGCTCGTCAATTAACACATTCTGAAGTACTACTGTTAAACAGAAGTAGTGCTTTCGATGTTGGACACACTTTAGTACATTTGGCAATCaggtttgttttcttttctgtctcacgaatagaaaatttcataaaatcaatatctctcttttctttttttcttttttttttttttttttttttttttttttatttatagatttcaACGAGAAGATATTTTGGCTACATTATTATCACAAATTGAAGGTTCTGGTTCTGGTATAAAAAGAGTACCTAGTTACGTAGCACCTGATTTGGCTGCTCAAATACGTAGGCATGTAATGAATAATATTCGTTTACGCAAGGGttctttctcttgttattTTGTTACTGATATGGCTACATTTGCACTGCCTGCAGaggttattataaaattataattttctttctaaacaATAATGTTCTatcaaagtaatatatatatatatataaaaaaaaaaaaaaaatattatttatgttcaAAGGTGGAAGATTTACCAAGTATAGTGCAAGAACAGATGTTAGGAGAATTATTAGATAAGGAAGCTCAACAACAGCTAGAAGGAGGTGGTGGTGAGCCACCTGCATTAAATTGGTCCTTAGAAATTACAGAACGATTAGGCAGCCGTTTGCACGCACTTTGGAATAGATCTGCTGGAGATTGTTTGTTAGATTCTGCTATGCAAGCAACATGGGGTGTTTTTGATAGGGATAATGCTTTAAGAAGAGCTCTCGCCGATTCTTTACAGCAAGCAGGACAATtgtaagtaattattataatgaatttaagatgaacttaaaaatttgtttaaatacgttttcttatcattaagaaaatccattattaatatctgcatcttttctaatataattattactttagtTTTTATCCACGATGGAGAGAGTACGAGGCATCGCAGGCTTCAAGAATGTTAGATTTTACATTAGAAGAAACACAATGGCAAGAAGATTGGGAAAGTTTATTAGCAACAGCTGCTCAACCCGGCAGTGCCCTAGAACAATTACATGTTTTTGCACTTGCTCATATATTAAGAAGACCTATTATTGTTTATGGCGTTAAATATGTTAAAAGTTTTCGTGGGGAAGATATAGGTAAGAAATTACTTTAAAACAAAAGTTATCTCCTTTGGTATTCTAATACGtgcgttatttttttttccttcaatcgGACAGGTTATGCAAGGTTTGAGGGCGTTTATCTTCCACTTTTATGGGAACCTTCATTTTGTATTCGTTCTCCTATAGCATTGGGTTATACACGTGGTCATTTTACTGCTTTGGTTCCCATAGAACCATATGCATCCTCTAGAATACCACCGATTTCTTCTCATGGTGGAGGGAATGGTCCATTGCAACAATTGCAAATACAAATGCAAACCACTTTTATGCCATTAATGGACAGAGAACATAAATTATTACCAATTCATTTTTTGAGTCCAGACGAAATTGGACGAGAAGAATCTATTTTAAAAGACTGGCTTGACGTTTGTAGGACGGAAGGTGGTATTCTTGTTGCACAGCAAAAATTACACAAGAGGCCATTGCTTGTTGCACAAATGTTAGAAGAATGGCTGAATCATTATCGTAGACTTGTGTAAGTAAAatcttaagaataatatcatgTTTAAAGGTTAAAACCtgttcaatgatattattttatttatttttcagtcAAACGAATAATGCACCATTTTCAAGACCAGTTGCTTTACAAGATTATAGTAGCGATGGTGATACAGaagacgaataataaaatccaGGCACTTGATCAATAACGAGAATGtcctttttctataatttcgaTACCAACGCATCTAGAATTATAACGCAAGATCTATATGATCTgaagtttataaaaatatttgaagaaaaaaatttgacttAATATCATAATAGCATGCACAATGTTATATGGATACGATCGTTTCACAATATCTTTCTACTCTATAAAATTTTCTGATTctctatttaattaatctttgttATAACAATAGTTAATTGAGGATGCTCTTGGATTTATCAAGACGttgcaaaaagaaattacttaTAAGTGTGATATAGTATATATCgtcaattacaaaattaaggTTTTACAGtgatattatcgtttgcaCAATTTCGCATAGTGTAGTATAAAAACTTCAATGAATTAttcaagaatattatataaaaacgaaaCTATGGATCAAGGAtaatctcgttttcttttttcttttctctttctctctaattttttttttttttttttttttttttttttttttttttttttttgagtagtgtcctatcaataataatgttaataccTAAAAGTCATAGCCATAAATCTCTGATATATGTTTACAAATTTACAaaaccatctctctcttcatcggagtgtgtataaaaagaaacatttgatGGTTCTAATACAGACCATGTGATCATTAATTAAAGCTagtattacaaaaagaaaaattcatgtGTATAGCTGTCTTTGAATCAAGTTAACTATGAAGCTGCGTTAACGATGAAGCTGGATACAACGACATGTTTCTTCAGTGAGAGAGACAGGGTAAAACGTTGTGTTTCTTTCTATGGTTGCTCCTGGTGTGTTAACGCAATGTGATACCAATTGAAAACTGTACTTTTCTCCGTATGTAAAACTTGTGAGcgtgaatgaattaattataatatagtagTGTCGCAATGATTAAGACAGTTTAACGTTATTGAGAGTAGAGAGCTTTTTTAAAGCGATAAGGactaaaaagaaacaaaagtagTTCTACTTAAGGATTAAGATTATATCTGGTAAACACACCAATGATATATGATGTATTTGCAGATAATGAGCAAAGATTTACGATATATTTGGCTTGGCCAAACGATTAACCCTAAtcaaaaagtacaaaaaatcgtaaaaggaaaagtcatttctttataaatgttaaactATTCGCTTAAATTTAGTCTTCGTTTTTACTAATCCTAATGTAGTGTCTAGTCCTTTTAGCACTGTCATTTTTCTAATCGCACCGTGACGTGTGTGATCTACCCCACTATGTTATTATGGGAAAAGGTATGATACGTTTGAAAGACACATACAATGTGTccaatatttgaatattaataaggagTATGTGTCCTGTttcgtaaaagtaaaaaatggaagaagagatgttcatttttttcttttttttttttttttcttttctaatcgcGATGATATTAACTTCCTTTattagataacaaaaaaagcgTTACATTTTCTCCTTAACTTTGTGCCGTTCCGCGCAGCATTCTCCACGTGACgtgatttgaaatattaataatgatgctGTGccgttatatttcattttcgataAGTGTTTTTTGCTCGTTGCCAGGATTTATAAGGCAagtgataaatataaagttttaaaaatttaatcgatgcAAATAgaattctatattaatatagagtatatattatatagattatattaaataatatatcgatgtacaataattctaaataatgatttattattatgatcatgacatcgttatcatcattatcgttgtcataatcataatattgtcattatttatcatcgtcgtcaccatcatcatcatcatcatcattatcatcattatcaacatcctcattattattatcattatcattatcattatcattatcatcattattattattattattattattattattattattattattattattattattattattattattattattattattattattattactgctgctattctattattattattattattattaccatcatcactactattactactattactacaaaGATTATACGAGtcgtaataagaaatattgagttaaatcaataaaaacagAGGTTCTATTCTCGATTTCATGCGGATTTGTTTGGtattagttttttatttatttattatatatatatatatattttttttttaatttgttatatatcctaattgatatattatataaatgtatgcatgtgtggTTGGTGTACATAAAATAGTTGCATGAATTTGAGAATAGGTATACTCTGGCCCATTTAATacctcttaaaaaaaaaaaaaaaagaaaaaagaaaaaagattaatccTGATCTTCAATCATGCTACTAAAAATGCAATTTCTTATAGCTtccatatttaaaaataatgactctCTATTTATATGATTATGTTAATTTATCAATAGTTATAACCGTTCATAGATTATTACAAAGTCTATAAAGATActtaaatttttgtaaaaaaaaaaaaaaatccacaaaatatatatatatattattttcttgaaaaatttattcgatcgtgataattattacaataaattattatgtttctCTCAGAGAGAACATAATTTCACAcaattaatacatatttaatgttaattcTGCCAATGATGGAAGACTCATTGTAATGAGAGGTTGATTAATAAGACAAAGATGACATAAAATGAATACATACTgcagacaaaaaaaaaacaaagaacatGGAATGTACAATttacattgaaattgaatCATTTACTACATATATGGGGaattcagttttttttttttttttttttttttttagcatgTTAATTGACATTACACTTTTACAGAGAATCCCAGGCATGAGCAAAAatgcactttttttttttctttataaatataaaaaaattttatttgtgtGATACGTGTAGTAAATTATTAGTTTTCTTACGAATAGATATGTAAAGAAGAAACActgatagaaaaaatttaatttaaagttaggtataaaaaaaatattaaaacaataagGATTATGTTACAAGGATTAAtgctatatataaatgcatcatttttcttttttgtttgtctgtttttttttctctttttttttttctaggaagtttacataaatttatgtaattgGCTTTCTTGGAAGGGACGCTTATATCATGGAAAAATACAGTTTATGCAATACAGACATACTTTCAatgtgatttttataaaatgatatttccaAATAACTTTTGGTCCAAGTAGTTGACAAACATAATACTATATTTCTCCATAATTCAAGCATCGATATTTCGAaaacttaatatatttaaaagagacCACCTGGAGATTGATTTTCAGTGATACATACAATACTGAAACATATTGTAGCTGAAAAGCAAAATATTATAGgcaatttaacatttttttttctttttctttttttttttttttttttttttttttataaaacatacGCTATTGAGAATTATTACGTTATACATAATGAAATGTAACGTATTCTTGCTCTGAAAAAGCATACCTGACAGACTGAGTACAGcatcattaaaaaaagatttcattgatatttcaatgattaCAATTCATCTTTCTCATCCAAATTTATATCACTAAGatcgatttcttcttcttgcggTGGTTCAGCATCTTTACCGTCCCAAGGTGTAATTTCAAGTATAGAAGGTAACTGAGCTCCTTTCAAAGGAGCAGTTCCACCACGTCCATAACTTAAATCTCTTAAGAATTCATTTATTCCATCGTAGGAAAAACTTCCCTTCAACagagaatatttcatttttttaatatttactgcCGCTAAAGCAGGATAACCAAATCCTCCAATTTCTAATGCATCTTCTATGTTCGATTGAGCTCCTGCCTCTGACCAAACCCACctataaaatcaattgtaatataacaatgaaattttcataaaaatataatgtaaaaatattcggCAAAGATACATACCCccacattttctttttgtaattttctccAAGATCACTTAAAACTTTTAAGTACTGATTTCTACATTCTGACTGACAATCTAATATATGCGGTAACACTGAAACTACACAAAGTGGTTTATCTTCGCATGCACTTCTTaaacttttttcattaacAATTTGAACTACTTCGGGTGCTGGTATATTTTCAGCCAGTTTATCCAAAGCCCAGTTAACAATATCAGTGCTAGTACGGCCACCATCATATTCCTGTACCGAGTCAGCATTTTTCTTGCCTAACGGGAAATATTTAATGGTTGGATATCCCACTATTTCATATAGACTCGCctgtaatttaatatatttataaaatataatgaaaatgtaGTATGAAGTTAAAGAtacgaatgaagaaaataatttactttgaCTCTATGTGCAGTTGCATCGAGGGCTCCTAATTTTACTTTGCCTTTAAGTTCTGTAGCTGCAGAAGCCCAGACAGGTGCCAAATTTTTGCAATGTCCACACCATGGAGCATAAAATTCAACCAACCACATATCTTCTGAATTTAATACTAATTTGTCAAAATTCTCATCAGTTAATTCGACTACATCCTTGGAATCTTTAGTTTGCTATACATTTTAAAATGATCATTATGAGtatttaaagttttatttaaatgtgtttgtacgtgcgtgtgtatatatatatatatttgaataaagaaGCATATCACTTACTTTATTACCACTACCACCTT includes:
- the LOC124423450 gene encoding ubiquitin thioesterase trabid isoform X1 produces the protein MTKRLLCKKYKTTISAKRYRVLPIKNYSLKMNNRLEEAESKWTCEYCTYENWPSSLKCTMCRGAKPLLGEDIYRLRNTSPQRSGSNVASGPVSHISPTDPYNLTSQNYSHNVPAGGMWSCGICTYLNYQNASRCVQCSNKKPGGHNQSIHSIASNLHEHLAPLRLGDPPSNLGSNSQVNPPAINLHPERYYNVQTNAHPEKWSCLVCTYENWPKATKCVMCFHPKEKDKRERSATNVGLILPSPERDHNQRSLPSPPHAPYIHQTQREENSAIARSTKCVAFYRSSHRFTDSRNDSLSTPQSPNNCDYERRLKQLRRHTDWCWLNACLGIVEGDNAPVEAYLASGGDPARQLTHSEVLLLNRSSAFDVGHTLVHLAIRFQREDILATLLSQIEGSGSGIKRVPSYVAPDLAAQIRRHVMNNIRLRKGSFSCYFVTDMATFALPAEVEDLPSIVQEQMLGELLDKEAQQQLEGGGGEPPALNWSLEITERLGSRLHALWNRSAGDCLLDSAMQATWGVFDRDNALRRALADSLQQAGQFFYPRWREYEASQASRMLDFTLEETQWQEDWESLLATAAQPGSALEQLHVFALAHILRRPIIVYGVKYVKSFRGEDIGYARFEGVYLPLLWEPSFCIRSPIALGYTRGHFTALVPIEPYASSRIPPISSHGGGNGPLQQLQIQMQTTFMPLMDREHKLLPIHFLSPDEIGREESILKDWLDVCRTEGGILVAQQKLHKRPLLVAQMLEEWLNHYRRLVQTNNAPFSRPVALQDYSSDGDTEDE
- the LOC124423450 gene encoding ubiquitin thioesterase trabid isoform X2 codes for the protein MTKRLLCKKYKTTISAKRYRVLPIKNYSLKMNNRLEEAESKWTCEYCTYENWPSSLKCTMCRGAKPLLGEDIYRLRNTSPQRSGSNVASGPVSHISPTDPYNLTSQNYSHNVPAGGMWSCGICTYLNYQNASRCVQCSNKKPGGHNQSIHSIASNLHEHLAPLRLGDPPSNLGSNSQVNPPAINLHPERYYNVQTNAHPEKWSCLVCTYENWPKATKCVMCFHPKEKDKRERSATNVGLILPSPERDHNQRSLPSPPHAPYIHQTQREENSAIARRSSHRFTDSRNDSLSTPQSPNNCDYERRLKQLRRHTDWCWLNACLGIVEGDNAPVEAYLASGGDPARQLTHSEVLLLNRSSAFDVGHTLVHLAIRFQREDILATLLSQIEGSGSGIKRVPSYVAPDLAAQIRRHVMNNIRLRKGSFSCYFVTDMATFALPAEVEDLPSIVQEQMLGELLDKEAQQQLEGGGGEPPALNWSLEITERLGSRLHALWNRSAGDCLLDSAMQATWGVFDRDNALRRALADSLQQAGQFFYPRWREYEASQASRMLDFTLEETQWQEDWESLLATAAQPGSALEQLHVFALAHILRRPIIVYGVKYVKSFRGEDIGYARFEGVYLPLLWEPSFCIRSPIALGYTRGHFTALVPIEPYASSRIPPISSHGGGNGPLQQLQIQMQTTFMPLMDREHKLLPIHFLSPDEIGREESILKDWLDVCRTEGGILVAQQKLHKRPLLVAQMLEEWLNHYRRLVQTNNAPFSRPVALQDYSSDGDTEDE
- the LOC124426633 gene encoding protein disulfide-isomerase A6 homolog yields the protein MQILLGLLILITDVYCLYSSNSDVIDLKPNNFDSSVIDSEHVWIVEFYAPWCGHCQQFVPEYDKAATALKGIAKLGAINADEHKSLGSRFGVRGFPTVKIFGHDKNKPEDFNGPRTAAGLIDAATNAVSQKAYAKLGVKKGGSGNKQTKDSKDVVELTDENFDKLVLNSEDMWLVEFYAPWCGHCKNLAPVWASAATELKGKVKLGALDATAHRVKASLYEIVGYPTIKYFPLGKKNADSVQEYDGGRTSTDIVNWALDKLAENIPAPEVVQIVNEKSLRSACEDKPLCVVSVLPHILDCQSECRNQYLKVLSDLGENYKKKMWGWVWSEAGAQSNIEDALEIGGFGYPALAAVNIKKMKYSLLKGSFSYDGINEFLRDLSYGRGGTAPLKGAQLPSILEITPWDGKDAEPPQEEEIDLSDINLDEKDEL